TcgatttatttacaacattttatGGGTCACATTGGATGACAAATGATGAATGTTTAGAGGGAAGTCGTATAAATGGGAAGTAAACTGAATGGTTCCTTGCAATGGAACATGGGGTAGAAACTTTCTAACAACTACTATGATTTCCGGTTTCCGAAGGTGTCGTGAgcagtttaaaaataacactgATTCCTTATTCTTGCAATAACTTATACATTTacgtaaatacattttagtttcaaaaatatcaTGCAACAAACgacaatttattgtattattttcccACGATCTTTAGcatcacattttatttttattttatttcaacatgCAAGTGGTAGTAATTTAACACATACTTGGGTTATTCAGatattatttaggtatttcAAAAACGTTAACTAGACAACAGATCGTACCCAATACCGGATTTAGAGATCTGGAGGCTAAGGCGTTTGTTGTCccaaatatctaataatagatcttccaaataaaatagaagagtttttaaataaatgatatattgtCATTTGGATCTCCACAAAAGAGGGGAAATGCCGGGGTTTAGGCCCGGTTTTCGTCTCCTAAATCCGGGGTTACCTACCTCAATGTCCTAAATGTCTTTCTTGTATATACTCTTGGGTAAATAATAACAGTGGAGGTCTTGATtgatatgtatgtgtatagCATTATATCTGCTAATTGTTCCCAATGCCTCAGCCTAATGAAAACCGATTCTCACTGACTACACCCGATACGATGCAGTTTTTAATGTACACGCGAAATTAAGTATGTTACTAATCATTTGTGTCAATGATCTTTGCGTGAGCgcaaaacaaatatgaaaagGATTTTCTCGTATTTTTACCTCGTTTACCTATTTTAATTCACTTTGCAGTACACTTGTTGTGTATGAAACTATTCTagctaaaatacatttaatacacTACAAAACTTTGctgctaatttaattaaacgtaAATTCTTCATCATTAGAGTCAAATTTCAATTCGTTTTACGATTAACTATGTACTTGCTGTTGCCGGGCGTCTTAttggtttattaataatatagctaacatacatattataaaacaaaacacttagacaatacagaaagccaaaacagattacatagataaaccatataatatgaaacagaaaacaagtaacattaatagacaaaaatatatttttttaaacgaaaaaaaactgaaatttaacatttgaaacaacaaataattcttaatattttaaattactgctTAAACTGCCGTCTTCGTTTGCAAGGAAAGGGGAAAACAgaaagaattataaaatatataggaaTAATATAGGCTACCGTTAGTGAATGAATTTGAACTGAAGAAACTGAGGCAGAGTGATTTCTTACAAAGTGATTCGCAATATTTacttaagattatttattttattaggatgtacttaatattttatacaatgccTCTTATATACtgaatatttagttatatatgGTTTTGTAACAGACTTCCGACGATCAACTGACCAAGGAAAGGGGGATGTGTGTAGAAGGTAATGCAAATTATACCTAATGATATAAACATTCTCCGTCAATAACAATACACTAATAACTAATCAGAACCGTTTAAActcaaaagtatataaataatttaataccgaAGAACGCAACTCTGCTACAAATCCCTAATTATCTAACGACTGATTTAAGGAAGTAAAGGGAAAGAAAACTTTTCGATTGAATTTAaggtacttaaatattttgagtttgattgTAAAATTTGCCTTAGTAACGtggtttatttaaagaaatcatACAGGAAAGAAATGAACATCATAAGCAAGATCTATTTTTCCGCACTAATAAtcccattgaagtatttttcCATTCGAAAATAATAGATCAGAATTCACGAGAACCAGGCCTACAGCCTCTCCTAAATTCAACATAGGGACAACAATAGAGACTTGTAATAGTAAACAACTTTcccttgatatatttttatatgtttgctCATTACTAAAAGAATCTACTTGGTTTCACAATAAAGTATTGATAGAAAAACTCGACTGAAAAATTTCgttcattttatttggaaaatattttgGAGCCAGGAGGCCTCCAGACCTCTACATCCGGCCTTGTCTCTacttaaaattagaatttagATACATATACTAAGTtggaatatgaaaataaatagaacgaataacaaataaaattatctgtcCAGGGGACCATCACGTCAAGAAAGCTGTAGAGATATTGGAAAAGTGTGAAAACCGGGTGAAGTCAAAGGCCTATACAGCTGAGACCTGCCACCAGGAGGCGATGGATTTTATGGAGGCGCTAGACCACTGTGTTGGCGAAAAAGCCTTCAAACGccttgtataattataatattggttATATAACAACAGTTTatggtttaattttctatttaaattgttttataattatgtaaggTTTAAGAGTTTGACGTTATAGTTACGAGCGAAGTCGCGCAGATATAAAATTCATCAAAATAAACGATGATTAAAAAACTATGTGGACATAAACGCGACCACGACTGCTGTACAAAACGTTGgcttatgtaaatatttagagTTTGTAAATAAGGTTTCGCTTAGTGTCTAGTACTGTGTAAATCAGTTATGATTTTAGTCTCTTACTTTGATAGAATATGTAGGTGGCGAATATCCTGTATGCTCGTGCAATATTCGTAGAAAATATCTAGGGAATTTTCTAAtagaatgtaatataataaacggGTTTCGTCCTTGTCCCTCATTGTCGCGTAGATTGACCCAAATCGTGACGGAACGACATTGCCCGCCATATAAATCATATCCATAAAAAGTCAGGATAGAGATTAaatgaatgttttatttagtttaagtcGCGTAACCCAATAAATGTGAAATCATATATGATGTAATCAAGTATGGATGACATGAACAGTGCTCGTgggtgtattttttaaagaacagtTCGAATATTTGcgtagtaaatttatattgtatcaaCTAAAGAGATTATTCAAAAATGACCTAATGGTGCAGTGAAGTAGGGCGGTTTCCGTTTCCGGCAACTGCCCGGCCGGGTCTTATCAGGCAAATCAGCTTCAGTAAGACCTTCAGTGGTGTAGCGATGTTGTTGTTTAGTTCTTTGTGTCTTTGCTTATCTACTTAGACTTAACTACCAAAGCGGCCACACCTAGTTTGTCTCGGATTCGtcaatgtaatatattaatagcaTTAGCACCTAGTAAGTCAAAGAGgcagaattatttttatgaaagatATATCATAGACAGTATACAAAAGTGGTTCTTAATCTCTTGGCAATCTTACTGGCGTAGATACTATTACCTTCTCTCTTCTTGTAAAATCTCCGTGTTTGCTGGGCAAGTTGGCATATGAATCACTTGAACTACGCAGAGAGCAATCTGTAATCTACTTAGCACTGAATGTTTTTAGGGGTAAACTACATGAGTCTGCTTCCAACATTGCTCAGATCCCCGGGTATGCCCAGCTCACGAACTGTCCTCTGCTAGCTATCACTGAATCGCGACTTAATCAGAACTGTTATATTTCAGTAGGTTTGGGAAGACTTAAGACTAATGAAAGCTGTTTTACTTTGtaagtagtaataaaattagtagTTTAAGGTaagttataattgtttttttgggATTTATGCTGTAGATAATTAAGTAATGGGTGGGTTTTACAATCAACGTAACCCAGACTTATTCCGTTTATACAACTTCACAACAAAGGCGGGTTGAGGCCACTGACCTTGGAACAGCTGTTTATCCCGAATAGGTACACCTGCTCGAAATTCCCACGACATACATCTTTATTTACAGATGTATTAAAAcagaataaaagtaatatagcagtagataatttattattgtataaatatatgaacgtaaacattgtattatttttatttaaaaagttcgtGGAACCGATTTCCTGAATTAACtatgtattacataatacataagcAATATTATCTAATAACAGTGGAAACAGTGTTATGTTAATAGTTAagacaattattataagtccGTTTGAATGATGTAGTAACAGGCTTCGCCTGACAATCCGACAAGCAACGATTTTTGTACATTGTTTCTTAATTCATTAACATCGTTTCTTAATTCATTAGtatttggagtagagactcttcaGCCGTGGtattcaagtgcacaggcgttaattaaagatttcaagttggcgcctggtaaaTGGTAATATGGTTtgccccagagctggtgctttcctcgctcaacgagtaagtatcgcaatacaaggcaaaatatataaatttgttttatattttctctttaattatttttattattattatgtaggttaagaaaattgtaaatactgtatatttttgtgttggaaataacttatattatacGTATTATAAACTAACTATTAATAAATCGCGAAAGTTTCCTTTCTGGTTCGTACCATTGTTTATATTAGGCAACGCTTCAACTATTAAACAGGTTTAACTGTCACAAACATTCTCTGGGAAGAAAGGCCCgtactaattatataaaggCTACGGACTTGCGAACCCtcttctggccgagctacgctcgccaaaacagcccgagctgagctgtaaaggcccttaaggccaacagcgagattccttcttcaaaaaaaaaaaaaaagcgaaccctctggcattgagaggcGGCGGCTCACTTAAACGTTATGCTATCTATCTAATgattggattttttaaaatatttccaaagAACAGTACATACAGTTTAAGTTGAATAAGTTGTTAGCCTGTTGTGATGAGAaggtattacatttttataagaaaaatctaGTAttgcattaaatttatttaagtgtaGTTAAACGTTAATGTATTGTATGGCACAAAAAGTTCACAagccaattttaaaaaaggtcAACGCTAGGTCGTTCGTGTGAATGGCTGacatattattgttacttGTCGTACAATAGTTATTCAGggtgattatttttataagtaccGGGAGTACAAGTGCTTCTagaattttctgtaaagtgactaaacaaaactaaattaaagaaCACTTTTAAAACACAGTCggaacaaataaacaaatagtttTTGTACGAATGCAAATCTTCGCCATTATTTATGAAAGTCCTTCCTATCAAAGTTAGACTTACTtagttagtttttataaatcaataaaaaaatgcattatgGTAGATccgattatattttataagtctgACCGTCATTAAAGAGTACTTCCAGTCAGATAACAGTTCATTATGTTCGTATATCCTCAACGACCTACATTTGATAAATACTaagatttctttatttttgtcCAACTTGGCAATCTGTTCAAAGTTTACTTCAAGAATCAATCTTACTTCCATCAGACTTTCATTAtcccaaatttaaataacttacaacataacaatataataaataagtggcgctacagcctttttagATCAGgccctcaaatttctgtatctgtttcaatatcatttgtcaatctaataggcaagtaggtgatcagcctctttTGCCTGAAAAACGCCGTCAACTTTGTGGGTTTaagcaagccagtttcctcacgatgttttctttaacCGTTACAACGAACCGTTAAAAGCAAACCGAAAGACGAAACTGTTGTACGATTCGTGCGATTCTGACACCACACAACCAATCAAAACGAACATAATGTTTCGTCCTTTATCTCGTTTTGCATTTTTACCCCGtgttaagttttatttcagCAGGTCTTGTGATACCTTATTGGCCTTATTTCAATCTCATTCGAAACTAATGACTtctctaattatttattaattgttctgagattaaaattatcatatatttttcgcGGTGATTTGTGGCTTTTGTGTTGCCATTTTTCACTATATTTAAACCTCTGTATTTTAACTGACTCATTGGTTTAATTAGTTGTTTGACTGTAGATTTTGTCTACATTTGAATGCGccatttaaagttttctaCGAACAATTTAGTTTAGGCGTTGGGCATTGAATAATCCCGTGTCTCTGATGACCGCGTAAACTTGTCGGCTCTGCCTCTCCTCTCCGGATACTGCGGTCATGTCGGATATCCGTCCCATCATAGTAGTTGAGTAACAGAATAGTGAGTGTCTTCGTGACTTATGTCGCTAGACATATACCTTAGGCCCTGTAAATCTCCTGCGTACAGGGtaagtttaaatatagttGACCGTGGCCGACTCGGCCTGAAGTACACTATTAACTAGAGGAAGCCCCGTAACGGcgatattcttaaatatagcaacaataattatttacaaacaatgcAGTACGTTTTAATACGATTGTGACAGGTTCTATAAGGAAATAGACGAAGGACAAAATAAGTACACTGATAAGAAGGAAAAGTTATAGAAATTATGTTAGTCACGTGCGGTTTTATACGGATATCAGTCTGCGGATAAATTAATAGAATCAATCATTCTATGAATTCTATATTTATGTTGGCTTGGATATCGCTACAAAATCAACgaattagtttaaatatagacatataatcggtacggtgaaggaaaattaCGAAAACGTGCATGTCTTAGCGCAAACATTTCTCGTATGTTTTAGCGCTTAGCGCTTTGactattatgtaaaaaagatatttttgcTACATGCAAAGGACTCTTCGGGCCGTCAGTGGTTAGACCAATGGAGGATCCTTCCTTTATGTAGGAGGAACTGTTCACCTTTCTTCCCACACTATGGCtggtttgtttttaaaaaattattaaaatacatgatAACTTTAAGGCATATGTCTAAAAATTCAATGCGGTGGGTCTATTATCATAGTAACAAGAATGATTTAACACAACTTGATGGAATCTTGTTAAGTGTGAATCAGATGTTTTCtcagtaaaaattatttttttaattgataccgTATAGCGGGAATAGTATGTCACCACATTGATGTCTTCTAACGTATGAAGCTCAGTTGAAGCTTATTCATTAGTATTTTTTGATATGTAagcataaaacaaaatttattatcctTGAGATCTCGGCGACATCATTACGTGGTCCTTGGCCCAAAGACCACCTGATGATAGTGCTATATTACACTTACCACAACGCTAGTATGACTAGAAGAGTGCTATGGGGAATTTCGGCAATTGGCTCATCCTTCTTTAgatgtgtgtacttatgtacagataccggcaaactcttgaattaaacaagggagtgggggaaaaaatcgtacacagcgcgggacacaaaagTCAACTGATTtgccaatcacgcgatcgacacgtcacaaaaatttcaaacacTAAAAGACATCGTTTCTAAATTTATGTGAGGTATATTCCAACTATGAACcagtttcatcaaaatctgttGAATAGTTTAGAGATATGGGGAAAATTGCGGAGGTTCTGTGGTTACTAGTAATACAACTAAAAGGAAATTACATATTGAGAGTGCAAATGTTTTTACCTTGgttattaaaagaaatcttATAATAACCGTGACCTGTGAATCAATGTCCGTAGTATTTACACAGTACGTATAATGGAAGTCAAGCCTACAATATACATTACACAAAGTACTCGGAAAAGACTACGATGTTTATATGCTCTTTAAGGtgtgtaatatgtatatcgtataagtatatattattaactaacgaactaaacatatatatttgtattgccTAGCCTGGGCGAAATCTCTAGACGAGTTCTCTAGTCGGAATCTCTGGATAAAACAGGTGCAATattggccaagtggcttcagcgtgcgactttcatccttaaggtcgtaggttcgatccccggctgtgcaccaatggcctttctttctatgtataGATTTGAAGGAATTCATGGTGGGGAAACCGGCCTGCCTTAGATCTAAAAGTCGACGAAGTCAGGCTCAGGAAGGTGATCATAgctattagatttaaaaatactcatGAAACAGTTACAAAAATCTCAGtcacagacctaaaaaggttgtagtgccacagatttatttatttttataaaacaggttcttttttaataaattttccgtGCACGAAGACAAAAAATATCTAGAAAAAAGTGTCGAATAACACTAGATACAGTCTCTTCTAAGGGGAATACACTTCTTGTGTtcttttaatcaaataaaagtaAGTAAGAATAAAAGCGTGTGCAAACGTTTGCCCCGTGTCACCTCCCTGGGACAagcaaaaaagccgaggcgcccgcagagcaggcggaaaataataaacggctcaaatataagagtctttcctccaattTCGATTTTGTTTGGAGTAACGACTCTgtggccgtggggttcaagtgcacaggcgctaattaaaaatttaagttggcgcctggtactattggtgaccccagagctggttcTTTCATccctcaacgaataagtatcgcaataaaGCGAGGAAaatgccacagggaccaaactttattattatttttattattaagtatgttggttaagaatattgtaaatactatattttgattgttattttgttatttgacgtatataaaagaataagaaatactagaaacaaaaatgtaaaatttaaatccaTCGGTAATTCACAATATATGATATAGCAAACAATGTTTTAAGCGAGTGAATATATGAGTCGGTCATCTTGCCGTTCGCGTTGTTTATCAAAGCCATGTTTGTACGATATGTATGTCTACTTGAAGGATTTTCGAATGATTTAATATGAACTAAAAATCTTTGAGTCAAAAATTCTAATTGagaaaattacttaataaatttactaagattacaataaaaaataatggtaGACCCTGGGCTTCTCGGTTTCTgtatgttgttttattatttttctgtattattGGCTATTTGTGGATCTGCTGATTTGTGCCTAGCGACTAGaggtaagattcagaaacgaaaCTCAGCGCTAAGTTTGACTTCCGcacgtcaaaaatgtatttaacagACAGGAGTCATATTCAGCGCTAATTCTAGCTTAAGCTTGATAGCCTAAGACTTCATAAATAAACAACTCATTTAACTTAGTGTATTTCTAAGCCCACTGTAATGTGTATTTTGTGCATCAGCAGGCCCTTAAGCCGTTTTCGCAATTTACCGGGTTCAGGGCCGAGGTCACAACTTTTTTATCATAGTTTTTTGCCTACTGACATTCTGCCTTAGGCTACTTTTTCAGAACAAAACTACAATGACTatcgttaatataaaatattaataattgtaaaaaaactattttagtaaaaaaattagaagcgGAAACTGATGGCATCATTTGGTTTGCGCTTCTACTTACACTTGTAgtcaataaattgtaatacgtCAGTTTAGTAATCATCTGTGCCATTTAGTTTGTCACAAActcattaatttgtttacaaaaattcCGTAAATATTCGCTAAAAAAAAGAACAATTGGTTTCAATTACGGTCTTTACAAAAAACTCTTGTCTTATAGCACATACGTTCATAATAACTAATGTTTTTCAACTGTACCATGGCCTATCGTTTATGACCTTTCTACAAGGCAATCAGCTAAGTccatattaaatacttaactCTGAGAAggaactaataaataatttgataataatctttttagaTAAATCTCGGAATGacagtaatttatattgtattagtgactattttaaacttatcaTCGTCATAAACGTTTATGTAGCAATGTGGGATATaggatacaaaatattgtttttgccAAGCGAGTTGGCTGAGGCGGCTTTCTCTCGATTTTTTCCTTAACCGAAGGACCAAATGGTAATTGTGAGTAGTGCGACTGGGGTTCCTATGCTTGAACTAGGATAACATTgctaatttaaacaaaagtaattttttttactgaataAACGTAACtggtttagattttaaacataaataatttgaagacTATTCTAGCtagcttattatatatatatatttttataacctaGTTATCTAACTAGGTTATTCTTTATAATGGAGTtggaaattacattaattcattattattaattccttaataataatgactttTGGTTTCAGTTCAGTGGCATAATTAtggttgatttttttattataaatatgttggTGCATAGATGTGAATCGAGCATATGAACTCAGAGATTCGCACGCTTAATTCACTAGTCCAACATTGCTGTTATTCCGTGACAATAATTCAAAGAAGTatttaagcaaataaaatacttagcATAATTTAacgaataagattttttgacATTATTCTTACATTGCTTAGGAATTTaacgtaatttattattttaaacttaaataatttacgcTTGATAAAAGGTTTTACATTAACTTAAATCATGATTTTCTTACAGTGATTCGTTGAAGGCGTTACTAcgtatagttatatttatctattattttcgATATTTTATGACCTAATTTAATCTAATTATAAAGCAGGCCATATGTCTGCTATATAGCCATCCTACAAAACGTCTTTGAACTAACGCTTGAATGCTGACCCTTATTTCCTAAACAGAAACTCCCATACCATTGCACAGgccttattatattaaaattataacttaccAATTCCCAAAATGcacttttatttgtatattttaatatagtctGTAAAACCTGTTTACGTCTTAATCGTCACATAAACACCAATTAGCTAAATGGCGGGAAAAAAATACACCTAAAACGTGCGGTCACAGCAAAGCGATGATACAATCTGATAATCAGACGCAACGCGTTCGGCCTGTTTTGTATAGCGTAAACAAACTACATATTAATTTGGTAAGATAATTTGTCGCTTTATTTAACTTCTAGAGAGGGAGGCATATGACAAAAGGTATACATAATACGCGACATAAAATAACTACTATTTCTTAAGTGTAGATACATCCATCGCTGATTAAAAGAATTGTTGTGCATTTCTATTGAagggtattattattattaagttgatGCTTGACATATTCTGTCAGGTTTATGCCTTCCTCAAAACACAGAAACAACCTAAGTACTCTTCTCATGaatatacttaaaacattCAGCCAAGTACCAGGTTTCctacaagataaaataaaatatttcgccCTAAGCCCATGAACATAAACGTTCCAataacaaaatgataaagacaCTACTCCATCAGGAAACACAGGTGTCTCCTCATATACATGTCCTACAAATTTActtatcttttttaattattatgcttAGTTATATCCCATGCTTAGTTATATCCCATGCTTAGTTATACCACCCGTAAAGAAACCCTAGTGCGATAAATTAggaacaatttattatatatctacaataaattatctatCGATATGCATTATTGTctttcattttcttttattttacaggATTTTAGTTAATACATCTTGACttggtttcctcacaattttttatttcatcataCACTTCTGTATTAGCAAGTGATgattctaaaacaatattcatcttataactataataaaataacgcataaataataaaacaacgcataatttaataagtcTTTATTTGTGACAAGTTAAAATATCTTACAAAAAGCCATAACGTGGCGAATGAATGGCGGTTTTTTTTGGCGATCTTTAGCTTTATCTTTTTCATAACTAGCAACATTTCCACGTTGACCAAACGAGGTTTTATCAATTGCAGTATAATTTAAAGCTATTTACAAAAGTCAGAAAAACATTTCTTACAACAGATTTTCACTAGAGATCGTACCCAACAAAAATACACTACAGATGTACCAGTGTTGGTAATACTGATAGGAAGATTATACTGATAAGATCATATGATATATCAATGTACTTTAAATCTGAACCGATTTCACAAATAATAACCATCTGTTTTTTACACTGTTAAACTTACTATTTAGTCTACGATCTAACCAATACGCTTACGCTCTTAATAGCGATGCCGATATCAAGTTTTTGTACCACGATATCTCAAAGAAGTACATGAAATTTACTTCTATCGTTAGTGGTTATAGTTATTGGATCATTCTTTGTTAGGATtggtaatatttgtaaatcgGTTTTACACAGTAGCCCTACAGGGCTGTAGACTAACACACTTCAAGTATTTAACTAAACTTGTTTGAATAAATTGCTATTAAACCTTTATGACTACATTCCCTTTGGTATAGACATATCGAGTAGCGTAGTGTTTTATCTTAAATGATATGTCTAGAAGATTTgtgatttaagatattttctttaaaaatatatcattttcaCGGTCCCTCCTGTAGcatgtgtttttgtttttgcctttttttattattacacgaaaaaaattattttaacataatttcaaaaaaaaatcttgattcATTATTCACTTTGCCCTCGAAATCAGCAATTGATGAACTATATGATTGTAATCTGACTTTTGCTGAAAGTTTACACTGTTTATGGGATATTGTACTTAAATGAGTTGTCACATCTTGCCAACAGTTAACCATTATATTGCAAAACCCACAGTGATAGTGATTAGAGGGTAgctgaaaaaaaaagttaaaaccCATAGAGTACggaaactattattttatattcctaAATTCCAGTTAATTACAATTGGAATGCAATGGAAAGGATTAAAACTAATCAAATGgtcaaattgaatttttttatgaaaaatgatcatatttatattagaaagCTTACTCACTTGTCGTATAAATTCATCTTTGATATTGATCACAAGTTTCATATTAGTTAACACGTCAAGATGatcttttgattttgaatgCGGCAACCACTCGTCTTCACGGAGATACAAATCACAACATAGACATTTAAACATATTCACTTCTGGAATGCTAGTAAGCAAGATAAAACTCAGTACATTCACGCAAAtttcattgtttataatatgatCTTTGAAAATGCTATTTTCTACCGTTACTAATGTTTggatgaataaatttaaaggtaTGGTttcaattttagttttgtttgctTCAACTTGTGATTTGTGTGTATTTGAATGTATATGAtctatcatatattttaaggtaaaTGATACTTCTGTTTTACATATTTCACACGAAACTACATTCTGATCCGGTAAACGTTTAAAGTTGTGTTTGTTTGCATAGTTATCTTCTTCATTTATTTGAGTAGTTAAATTGAATAGCGCACTTTctttttttgtcttttgtctATCTTTAAGGTCGTCCCTGTGTTGTGTAAAAATGTGACTTTTTACAGTATTGTAATCAAAAGCTAAATTTATAGAACATTTCTTGCATGTTACCTGCTTTGtctcaaaattaatattaatataatttttctgaaACTTGTGAGatgaatttataaatgatgTACTGTCAGTCAATAGTAACTGGCATATTTCATCGTCAACATCTTCGTAA
This is a stretch of genomic DNA from Pieris brassicae chromosome 1, ilPieBrab1.1, whole genome shotgun sequence. It encodes these proteins:
- the LOC123709419 gene encoding cytochrome b-c1 complex subunit 6, mitochondrial-like — protein: MPDYDPTSDDQLTKERGMCVEGDHHVKKAVEILEKCENRVKSKAYTAETCHQEAMDFMEALDHCVGEKAFKRLV